The Desulfosalsimonas propionicica DNA window CGCTTCCCGGTTACCGAGAAGCGCAATTTATATGCTAATTGGTCACTTATTGGCAACCCGGCTATCTTCGTGAGACCCGTGGCTTTCCGTCCCATAGTTGCCTATGGTTTGGCTTTATTATATTTTTATATGATGCACGGCTTGATCAGCAAAGTCAAATCTTTCCTTAATTTCTCAGGAAAACTCAAATTTTCCGAAATTTCGTTACGCGGCCAGGCGCAATAGGATATTTAAAAAGGATTTTCCACTGTGGTGTTGGCTACCAGCCTTTTGCCTTCTCTGATATCAAAAAGCTGGTGGCCAACGGCATGACGCCGCTGCGGAGATCGGGGAGATTTGATTCCCGAGAGAGCACAAGGAGGCCCTCAAGGTCCGTAAGGCAGCCGGTATCCGATTGGGACGACCGCTTATTTTTGAACTTTTTTTACCCGGCAGATGGTCTACTTACAGAGCTCGTCTCGAATGATTCCAGGAATTTACTTTTTCCGCCACTCCGGGTATCGCCTAAACTTTTATTGAAAAAATCAGTTGATTGGCTTACGTGTGAAGTATGGAAAATTTCACAGAAAAAGACATTGACGTTTTTTGCCGTGCACCGTTTTTCAAAGACCTTTCCAGAAAAATCGTATGCGATCTGTTTGCTGCCGGCGATATTTTTACCTTTCCCAAAAACACCTTTGTTTCGGCGATCGGAGACAACTACGACACTGTGCTGTTTGTCCTTTCCGGCCTTCTGCGGGTCAGTGCCGGGTCCTCCAGCGGCCGGCGGGTCACCTTTCTGCTGGTGAAAACAGCCGAACCGTATAATCTTCTTGGCCCCTATCTGTACCGCTCCCGCATCCTCGAGGCCCAAACTCTTGAAGACACGCGATGCCTGGGGCTTGGGGGCAAAAGCTACCGGGATTTCGTGGAACGCCATCCGGTCATTGTCCACAACATCCTCAGGTGGATCGGTATGGGACTTGACAGTGCCAATTCCCGGCTGCTGGATCTGATGGAAAAAAAGGTGGAAAACCGGATACTTCGGGTCCTGAGCACGCTGTATGACAAATTCGGCTCCCCGCTTTTGTTTACCAGCCAGGAAATATCGGAAATTGCCGGAACCACCCCGGAAACCACCCTCAGAACCATGGGAATGCTGCGTCAGATGGCCATTATCTCCACCCGGCGGGGCAAAATATGGATTCATGACAGTGCAGCCCTCAAAGACACCGAATTCGGCAGCCTCAATATATAACGATTTCCTTTTTCCCCAATCTTGAAGCCCCTGTTTCCAAAAACTTATACAAGCCTCTCATTGCGTCATAAAAACCGCTCTGTTCTCCCCAGTAAAAAAAATTAAAAAAAATTCATTATTCCATGACGACCGTCATGGAACTTTTCTCAGCCTTTGACTTATAAAATACCCAACAGTGCAAAAAGCCCAAGCATGTCCATGGCCTGGCCGTCAGTCCGGCAAAAAATAAGTCCATGAGGCTTTCAGAAACAGCGCCCGGACATGTCTTATGGACATGCAATAAAAAGCACCCATCAGAAAAGGAGAAAAGCATGATTCAGGAACTCGACACCCAAACATATGATCAGCTCAACAAGTCCGGTCCCATGATGGTTGAGTTTTACTCCAAGACTTGCGGGCCATGCAAGATGCTTGCATTTGTCTTGCGCGATATTGACAAGACCATGCCGGATTTCAACATCTACACCATCGATTATGATGAAAACCAGGAGTTAAAGGAGCGACTGGGAGTAAAGGGATTTCCAACCATTCTGCTGATGAAAGATGGGCAGGAAATCAATCGGATTGCCGGATTAAAGCAAAAACCCGAGATCATAAAAGCCATCAAAGAGATTTTGTAATCTTCCGGTTCTATAGCTTCCCATGTTTTATTCCCAAAGGAGAATACGATGACCAACAAAGTAACATATACTCATTCGGAACACTTGATTACCCGTCAGACAAAAGCTGAGAATGAATTTCTGGCGGAATTTCAAGAAAATGAGCACACGATTGAGCATCCGTTTGTGATAAAAAATCCATATCTGATCAACCCCCTGTGCGCTCTTGTCATGTTTCACACCAAGCGAAAAGTGGCTCCCACAGTGACTGTCTGCGGCAAACGCCATGACAGGGAAAATCTTTCTCATACCTTCCCTGAAGATACTTTTCACAGACTGCCCATTCTCGGGCTTTATGAAGATTTTGCCAACAAAGTCGTCATTGCCCTGCCGGACGGCACCGAAAAAGAGATCGTTATCCAAACGGAAAAACTGCCCGAAGAGGTCTGTCGCTGTTTGAGTGTGATGACCTCAGCAGATTATCTTCAGGACAATCTCATGTTTCTGACCCCGGCGGGCAAAAATCTACCCACCGCCTACGATTATAAAGGTGAGATCCGCTGGATGCTCCTGGAAAACACCATGTTCGACATCAAACGGGCGGCCAACGGCAACATCCTCACCGGTTCCAGCCGGTTCTGCCGGATGCCCTACAACTCCACCGGACTGATCGAACTGGACATGCTGGGCAAGATTTACAAGGAATACCGCCTGCCCGGCAACTATCACCATGATCATTTCGAGATGGAAGACGGCAACCTGCTGGTGCTGACGCAGGATTTTCACCGGGACACGGTCGAGGATATGTGCGTGCTCATTGACCGCCAAACCGGTGAAATTCTGAAAACCTGGGATTATACGAGCTTTCTGCCCCAGGATGTGGCGGGTTCCGGTTCCCAGGACCCCCATGACTGGTTCCACAACAACTCGGTCTGGTATGACAAAGCCACCCACAGCCTGACCCTTTCCGGGCGTCATCAGGACGCTGTCGTGAATATCGATTTTGATTCCGGCAGGCTCAACTGGATCATCGGCGATCCTGAAGGATGGCCGGAAGACATGGTGAAAAAATACTTTTTCACGCCGGTGGGCGATGTGGAGAATTTTGACTGGCAGTATGAGCAGCACGCGGCCCTGGTATGCCCCAACGGCGATATCATGTGTTTTGACAACGGCCAGTACCGGGCCAAGAAAAAAGAGAACTACATCAAAAACTCTGACAATTTTTCCCGGGGCGTTCGCTATCGCATTGATACCGAAAAAATGGAAATCGAGCAGGTCTGGCAATACGGCAGGGAGCGGGGCCAGGAATTTTTCTCCCCGTATATCAGCAATGTGGAATTTTACGGCGAGGGCCACTACATGATCCATTCCGGCGGCATCGGGTTTAAAAACGGATATGCCGCCGATGAACTCGGCCCCTTTCTGGACACCAAAGACCCGGCTGTGGAACTGCGCTCGGTTACAGTGGAGGAAAAAGACGGCGTGGTTCTCTATGACCTGGAAACAGAAGGCAACTTTTACCGCGCGGAAAAACTGCCCATTTACCATGACGGTGAAAATCTTTGCTTCGGTCCGGGCCGGCTGATCGGCAGGCTGGACGTCACGCCGGGATTTGACACGGTTCCGGATGCCGAAGCCGTCGATGCCCAGCCGGATGCCTGGCATAACGTCGTCATTGAAGAGGACGAAGACCGCATGGTCTTTCACGCCCGGTTTGAAAGAGGCACTCTGGCCATGATCTGCCTGGAAAACGAAAACGAAAGCCATCATTATTTTCTCAACACCTCGGCCACCTGGCACCTGGCCATGTGTTCCGGCGCATTTCTGGAAGAGGATGACCGGGATATCAAAATGAACATCAGCAAGGAAGGCCTTAAAGGCAAGTTTGCCGTCAAGCTGATCATTAATGACAAGAAGTTTGACACGGGGGTGAAGTTTTTCTG harbors:
- a CDS encoding Crp/Fnr family transcriptional regulator → MENFTEKDIDVFCRAPFFKDLSRKIVCDLFAAGDIFTFPKNTFVSAIGDNYDTVLFVLSGLLRVSAGSSSGRRVTFLLVKTAEPYNLLGPYLYRSRILEAQTLEDTRCLGLGGKSYRDFVERHPVIVHNILRWIGMGLDSANSRLLDLMEKKVENRILRVLSTLYDKFGSPLLFTSQEISEIAGTTPETTLRTMGMLRQMAIISTRRGKIWIHDSAALKDTEFGSLNI
- a CDS encoding thioredoxin family protein; translation: MIQELDTQTYDQLNKSGPMMVEFYSKTCGPCKMLAFVLRDIDKTMPDFNIYTIDYDENQELKERLGVKGFPTILLMKDGQEINRIAGLKQKPEIIKAIKEIL
- a CDS encoding aryl-sulfate sulfotransferase; translated protein: MTNKVTYTHSEHLITRQTKAENEFLAEFQENEHTIEHPFVIKNPYLINPLCALVMFHTKRKVAPTVTVCGKRHDRENLSHTFPEDTFHRLPILGLYEDFANKVVIALPDGTEKEIVIQTEKLPEEVCRCLSVMTSADYLQDNLMFLTPAGKNLPTAYDYKGEIRWMLLENTMFDIKRAANGNILTGSSRFCRMPYNSTGLIELDMLGKIYKEYRLPGNYHHDHFEMEDGNLLVLTQDFHRDTVEDMCVLIDRQTGEILKTWDYTSFLPQDVAGSGSQDPHDWFHNNSVWYDKATHSLTLSGRHQDAVVNIDFDSGRLNWIIGDPEGWPEDMVKKYFFTPVGDVENFDWQYEQHAALVCPNGDIMCFDNGQYRAKKKENYIKNSDNFSRGVRYRIDTEKMEIEQVWQYGRERGQEFFSPYISNVEFYGEGHYMIHSGGIGFKNGYAADELGPFLDTKDPAVELRSVTVEEKDGVVLYDLETEGNFYRAEKLPIYHDGENLCFGPGRLIGRLDVTPGFDTVPDAEAVDAQPDAWHNVVIEEDEDRMVFHARFERGTLAMICLENENESHHYFLNTSATWHLAMCSGAFLEEDDRDIKMNISKEGLKGKFAVKLIINDKKFDTGVKFFCP